A region of the Stieleria neptunia genome:
GAACTGCTGCAAAGCCAAAAGCAAAACGTGCTGATCCAGAAGTTCGTTGCCGAAAGCAAGGGCAAAGACATCCGCGCGTTCGTCGTCGGGGACCAAGTCGTCGGCGCCATGCGGCGTGTCGCCCAAGGCCAAGAGTTTCGCAGCAATGTGCACCGGGGTGGCGTGACCGAACCGGTCGATCTGGCCGACGACTACCGCGAGGCCGCCATCCGAACCACCCAAATCATGGGCCTGAGAGTCGCCGGCGTCGACATGCTCGAAGGCAAAGACGGTCCCCAGATCATGGAAGTCAATTCCTCCCCGGGACTGGAGGGGATCGAGCACTGCACCCAACTGGACATCGCCGGTTCGATTATCGACTACATCGCCGCCCAAGTCGATTTCCCCGAAATCGATTTGCGGCAACGACTGACCGTCAGCCGCGGTTACGGTGTGGCCGAAATCCATATCCCCGAAGGATCCGAGTTCGTCAACAAGACCGTCCAGTCCTCGGGACTGCGTGAAAAAGACATCAACGCGCTGACACTCTACCGCGGTTCGACCGTCATCCCCAACCCACGCTCCGACCGCGAACTGATGGCCGGCGATCGGCTGCTGTGCTTCGGAAAATTGGAACTGATGCGCGGCCTGATCCCCAAAAAGACGCGGCGGATTCGCAAGCCCAAGGTCCTGGACCTGCCCGACCTGCCCGTCGCCCACGAAGCCCTGACGGTCGATCCCGAAGAGACAGGTTCCTGACGCACAAGTTAGCAACCAGCGGAAACTACGTGGGATAGCCTTCCAGCCTGGCCTATTGAAGAAGAGTCCACGGCGCGAGTTTGGGAGCTCTATGAATCAACTCGCAACCCGACTATCGCTCGCGCGTGAAACTCGATCGATGGCGCTCGGCTCACCGACGCTGCCCGCGCCATCGACCGTTTTGCATGTACGAAGACGCATCATTTGGAACATGGCTCCCCTCTCCCCAAAACAGATCGTGCGAAAGACATTTGTTCGCAGAGTGACGTTGACCGCGATCTGTTTTGGGGAGAGGGGCTGGGGGTGAGGGGCTCAGCACTGAGACGCTTCACATCGATTGACGTGCTAAATCGCCGATCATTTTGAGGCGTGATTGCTGTCGGGTCTTCTCTGCCCGTACGTGTCACGATGGATTGGAATCCCCCTCTCCCCCAACACTCTGGCTCGCTGCAACATTTTTGACGGTCCGGCGCTCGCTCCAGGCCTCTCTCTTAACGTAAAATACCACAGGGCCAGTGCGCAATAATACATACCCTCCGCGGCGGCGACGCGTACACTGTAGGCACCTCACGGTCCTCTCTCTCCCCGTCTCCCCATCCAGTCACTGCGAATTGTCCAAGCAGGTTGACTCATCCGCCCATGAAAACCCTGACGTCTTTTTTCAGTCTCCTGATCGCCAGCGCGATGCTCTTGCCCGGACAGTCGTCCTGCGGCGACGACATCCAGGTGCTGTTTCTCGGTGACAACGGACACCATCAACCCGGCGTCCGATTCCGCGAACTCGAACCGGTCTTGCGGACGCGCGGCATCGCGATGACATACACCGACCAGATGTCGGATTTGACGCCTGCCAAGTTGGATCAGTACGACGTCCTGGCGGTGTACGCCAACATCGACGAAATCGCTGCCGACCAGGCCGACGCCATTTTGGATTACGTCCGCGGCGGCGGCGGATTTGTGCCGCTGCACTGTGCGACGTACTGCTTTCGCAACGCCCCCGAAATCGTCGCCTTGATGGGCGCCCAGTTCCAGCGTCACGGCACCGGCGTCTTTCGCTCCCAAGTCGCCGCGCCCAACCACGAACTGATGAAGGGCTACGGCGGATTCCAGAGTTGGGACGAGACCTACGTGCATCATTTGCACAACGACAAAAACCGCACCGTCTTGGAATACCGCACCGACGCCGAAGGTCGCGAACCATGGACTTGGATTCGGACCGAGGGACAAGGCCGCGTTTTCTATACCGCTTGGGGACATGACTCGCGGACCTGGACGAACCCGGGATTCCAGAACCTGGTCGAACGCGGGATCCGCTGGGCGGCGAAACGGGACCCCTCGGCGGCCGGCACCTACCTGGCCGATCAAGCCTTTCCCGTCCCCGCGATGACGAAGATTCCCAGCGACGCGGCAGAATTTGAATACGTCGACGTCGGTGGCCAGATCCCCAACTACACGCCGTCGAAGCAGTGGGGCGTTCAGGGAAAACCATTGAACCTGATGCAAAAACCGCTCACGCCCGAAGCGTCGATGCAACACCTGGTGGTCCCGGAAGGCTTTCACGTCGAACTGTTCGTTGCCGAACCGCAACTCGGTGGCAAGCCGATCTGCATGGCCTGGGATGAGCGTGGACGGTTGTGGGTCGCTGAGACCATGGACTATCCCAACGAACTGCAACCGCCCGGCACGGGACGCGATCGTATCCGCATTTGCGAAGACAGCGACGGCGACGGCCGGGCCGACACGTTCACGGTGTTCGCCGAAAACCTCAGCATCCCGACCAGCATCGCATTTTCTCGCGGTGGCGTGATCGTCCAGAACGCGGTCGAGACGCTTTACCTGAAAGACACCGACGGTGACGATCGGGCGGACGAACATCGTGTGTTGGTTTCCGGATGGGATCTCGGCGACACCCATGGCGGAGTCAGTAACTTTCAATACGGTCTGGACAACTGGATTTGGGCCATGCAGGGGTACAACAATTCCCAGCCCGTCGCGGGTGGCCAAACCGAGCGGTTTCGAATGGGATTCTTTCGCATGCGTCCCGACGGCAGCGAAATCGAATTCATCCGTTCGACCAACAACAACACCTGGGGGCTGGGAATCAGCGAAGAGGGATTGATTTTCGGTTCGACGGCCAACGGTTGCCCGAGCGTGTTCATGCCGATCCCCAACCGCTACTACGAACGCGTCCGCGGTTGGACGCCGTCGTTGACGCTGCAGTCGATCGCCGACACCAATGATTTCGAACCGATCACCGACAAGGTGCGGCAGGTCGATCATCACGGCGGATACACCGCCGGGGCCGGTCACGCCCTCTACACCGCCCGCGAATACCCCCGCGAATACTGGAACCGTGTCGCCTTCGTCAACGGTCCGACCGGACACCTGGTCGGCAGCTTTGTACTCCGTAGCGAGGGCAGTGGTTTCCAATCCACCAGCCCCTTCAATTTGCTGGCCAGCGACGACGAATGGACCGCTCCGATCATGGCCGAAGTCGGCCCCGATGGCCAGGTCTGGGTGATCGACTGGTACAACTACATCGTGCAGCACAACCCGACGCCGGAAGGTTTTAAAACCGGCAAGGGCCGTGCGTACGAGACCGAACTGCGAGACAAAAAGCACGGTCGGATTTACCGCGTCGTCCCGGATGGGTCTGCGGGCGCCCCCGTACCCGATCTGTCTAAAGCCGATGCGGCCGGACTCGTTGCCGCGCTCACCCACCCGACCATGCTGGTTCGCAAACACGCCCAGCGGTTGTTGGTCGAACGCGGCCAGCGCGATGTTGCCGACGCGTTGATCGGACTGGTGCGTGACCAGCAGGTCGATGAGATCGGCTTGAACGTCGGCGCCATCCATGCCCTCTGGACGATGCACGGTCTGGGCTTGCTGGACGGTGACCACGCAGCGTCCCATCAAGCCGTTGTCTCCGCGCTCCGGCATCCTTCGGCCGGTGTTCGTCGCAACGCCGTCGCCGTGCTGCCCCCGTCGGTCGACTCGACCCAAGCGATCCTGGACGCCAACCTGCTCGCCGATCGAGACGCCCATGTGCGGGTCGCCGCGTTGCTGGCCCTGTCTGATTTACCGACCCGATCCAACGCCGCAACGGCGCTGACGGCGGTGACCACCGATCCGGTCTCGATGGCAGACCGCTGGACACGCGATGCGCTGACCAGCGCCGCGGCCAACAGCAGCGGTCCGTTTCTGAAATCATTGGCGTCCGTCGCCGAGGTGTCCGATCAAACCATCGAACTGATCACGATCGTCGGCGAACACCACGCCCGCGGTGGTGACAACGAGGACGCGGCCGCATTGCTGGCCGCGTTGAACGCCGCCAATCCCGCCATCGTCGAAGCGGTGTTGCAAGGATTCAGTCAAGGTTGGAAACCCGGGCAATCGGTCGCGCTCGACGAAACCATCGAAGCCGACTTGGAGAAACTGGTCGATCGAGTCTCGCCGGGATCCAAGGGCTTGCTGGTTCGACTGGCAACCCGCTGGGGCAGCAAACGTTTTTCACGCTACGGTAAAGAGATCGCTGACGGATTGTTGGACGTGGTTCGTGATTCGAAGGCTGCCGAAGCGGACCGCATGGCTGCCGCAGCCCAGTTGGTCGAATTCTTGCAGGATGACGGCGACGTCGTGATGGACTTGCTCGATGAAGTCACGCCCCAGACACCGCCATCAGTCTCGTTGGGAATCATCGCCGCTTTGGAAAAGAGTCGTTGGGATGAGATCGGTGCCGAACTGGTCGACCGTTTGGCAACCATGACGCCGGCGCTCAAAAAAGCGACGTTCTCTCAATTGCTTAAACGCCCGTCGTCGACGGCCGCCCTGTTGGACGCCGCCGAGTCGGGCGATGTGTCATTGGATGAACTGGCGCTCGATCAAAAACAATCGCTCGCGGCGCACCCGGACCGTCAACTTCGACGCCGCGCCCAGAAACTGTTTGAACAAGGCGGCTCGCTGCCCAACGCCGATCGACAGCAAGTTCTCGACAAATACCTCGTGACGACCGAGCGACAAGGTGACGCGGACAAGGGGCTGGCGGTCTTCAAAGAACATTGTTCCAAGTGCCATGTCCACGGTGACCTCGGCGTCGCGATCGGCCCCAACCTGACCGGGATGGCGGTTCACCCCAAAAAGGAATTGCTCACGCACATCCTCGATCCCAGCCGCAACGTCGAAGGCAACTTCAGGGCATACAGCCTGCTGAGCGTTGATGGAATCGTGCTGACGGGGATGCTGGCCTCCGAATCGCGGACGGCCGTCGAGTTGATCGACACCGAAGGCAAGAAAAAGAGCGTGTTGCGCGAAGACAT
Encoded here:
- a CDS encoding PVC-type heme-binding CxxCH protein is translated as MLLPGQSSCGDDIQVLFLGDNGHHQPGVRFRELEPVLRTRGIAMTYTDQMSDLTPAKLDQYDVLAVYANIDEIAADQADAILDYVRGGGGFVPLHCATYCFRNAPEIVALMGAQFQRHGTGVFRSQVAAPNHELMKGYGGFQSWDETYVHHLHNDKNRTVLEYRTDAEGREPWTWIRTEGQGRVFYTAWGHDSRTWTNPGFQNLVERGIRWAAKRDPSAAGTYLADQAFPVPAMTKIPSDAAEFEYVDVGGQIPNYTPSKQWGVQGKPLNLMQKPLTPEASMQHLVVPEGFHVELFVAEPQLGGKPICMAWDERGRLWVAETMDYPNELQPPGTGRDRIRICEDSDGDGRADTFTVFAENLSIPTSIAFSRGGVIVQNAVETLYLKDTDGDDRADEHRVLVSGWDLGDTHGGVSNFQYGLDNWIWAMQGYNNSQPVAGGQTERFRMGFFRMRPDGSEIEFIRSTNNNTWGLGISEEGLIFGSTANGCPSVFMPIPNRYYERVRGWTPSLTLQSIADTNDFEPITDKVRQVDHHGGYTAGAGHALYTAREYPREYWNRVAFVNGPTGHLVGSFVLRSEGSGFQSTSPFNLLASDDEWTAPIMAEVGPDGQVWVIDWYNYIVQHNPTPEGFKTGKGRAYETELRDKKHGRIYRVVPDGSAGAPVPDLSKADAAGLVAALTHPTMLVRKHAQRLLVERGQRDVADALIGLVRDQQVDEIGLNVGAIHALWTMHGLGLLDGDHAASHQAVVSALRHPSAGVRRNAVAVLPPSVDSTQAILDANLLADRDAHVRVAALLALSDLPTRSNAATALTAVTTDPVSMADRWTRDALTSAAANSSGPFLKSLASVAEVSDQTIELITIVGEHHARGGDNEDAAALLAALNAANPAIVEAVLQGFSQGWKPGQSVALDETIEADLEKLVDRVSPGSKGLLVRLATRWGSKRFSRYGKEIADGLLDVVRDSKAAEADRMAAAAQLVEFLQDDGDVVMDLLDEVTPQTPPSVSLGIIAALEKSRWDEIGAELVDRLATMTPALKKATFSQLLKRPSSTAALLDAAESGDVSLDELALDQKQSLAAHPDRQLRRRAQKLFEQGGSLPNADRQQVLDKYLVTTERQGDADKGLAVFKEHCSKCHVHGDLGVAIGPNLTGMAVHPKKELLTHILDPSRNVEGNFRAYSLLSVDGIVLTGMLASESRTAVELIDTEGKKKSVLREDIEQLRMSTKSIMPEGFEKSISPESMTDLLEFLTQRGKFVPLPLDKFATAVSTKGLFSMTDNGPDRMVFDDWKPKTFKDVPFLLTDPLGKTKPNLILLHGPNGPLPPKMPKSVSLPCNSPAKAIHLLSGVGGWSFPYDRRKTVSMIVRLHYAGGETEDHELVNGVHFADYIHRVDVPESEFAFALGGQQIRYLAVMPKKHDVIETIELVKGPDNTAPIVMAVTVESPDAKH
- the rimK gene encoding 30S ribosomal protein S6--L-glutamate ligase — its product is MKLGILSRSIRCYSTRRLREAAIQRGHQVKVLDTLKFAIDLKPAEPDLFFRGKQLSHYDAVLPRIGASITQFGTAVVRQFEQMDIFTTNSSAGISNSRDKLRSLQILSRHQIGIPETTFVRDKRDVLPAIERVGGSPVIIKLLEGTQGIGVLLAESVKAAEAIVELLQSQKQNVLIQKFVAESKGKDIRAFVVGDQVVGAMRRVAQGQEFRSNVHRGGVTEPVDLADDYREAAIRTTQIMGLRVAGVDMLEGKDGPQIMEVNSSPGLEGIEHCTQLDIAGSIIDYIAAQVDFPEIDLRQRLTVSRGYGVAEIHIPEGSEFVNKTVQSSGLREKDINALTLYRGSTVIPNPRSDRELMAGDRLLCFGKLELMRGLIPKKTRRIRKPKVLDLPDLPVAHEALTVDPEETGS